In one window of Arachis ipaensis cultivar K30076 chromosome B06, Araip1.1, whole genome shotgun sequence DNA:
- the LOC107647813 gene encoding uncharacterized protein LOC107647813, which yields MENKRKDQPSSASTNHHHRRNVKPKLTAVAPPNPEPQDQEIRELQTLPLFPTEPLFQSSPSFNHSQDPEFSSPPQPPPAPAAVDDLDIVITPPFPWATDRPAKIHTLQYLNQNKILTINGDVQCGSCHQKFEMEFDLNKKAAEHGKFLKDHRASLHSRCPKEWMNPNKIACKFCGEEKSVKPVIGSWKEHSINWLFLWLGQFIGFCTLQDLRYFCKYNKLHRTAAKNRFVFNAYTEIFKQLIQQN from the coding sequence ATGGAAAACAAGAGAAAAGATCAACCTTCATCGGCCTCCACCAATCACCACCACCGCCGCAACGTGAAACCAAAGCTTACGGCGGTTGCTCCTCCCAATCCAGAGCCTCAAGATCAAGAAATCAGAGAATTGCAgacactccctctcttccctacCGAACCATTATTCCAATCTTCACCTTCTTTCAATCATTCACAAGATCCAGAGTTTTCATCGCCACCACAACCACCACCGGCACCGGCCGCCGTCGACGACCTCGACATAGTCATCACTCCTCCCTTTCCATGGGCCACTGATCGTCCGGCGAAAATTCACACACTCCAATATCTCAACCAAAACAAGATCTTAACAATCAACGGAGACGTTCAATGCGGAAGCTGCCACCAAAAATTTGAGATGGAgtttgatttaaataaaaaggctGCAGAGCATGGAAAGTTCTTGAAGGATCATAGAGCTTCCTTGCATAGTAGATGTCCAAAAGAGTGGATGAACCCGAATAAGATTGCATGCAAATTCTGCGGCGAAGAAAAAAGCGTGAAGCCTGTTATTGGAAGCTGGAAAGAACACTCCATTAATTGGTTGTTTCTTTGGTTGGGTCAGTTCATAGGGTTCTGCACTTTACAAGATTTGAGGTATTTTTGCAAGTACAATAAATTGCATAGAACTGCAGCCAAAAATCGATTTGTTTTCAACGCTTACACTGAAATCTTCAAACAACTCATTCAACAAAATTAG